One Rhodoferax sp. GW822-FHT02A01 genomic window, AACGAAAACAGCGCCTTCTATGCCGATCGCGGCGTGTTCCGCGCCAAGCGGATGGATGCCACAGCTTCCGAGGCCTGAAGCCGCAAAGCCCGTACATTCGCTATGCACTTGACGGTGCTTTTTGGGGAATTCTGCGGCCTTGGCCCTAACATCACGTACCACGCGCGCAGAGCGCACTGTCTATCGAGGAAACCATGAAACGCATTCTTCTCTTTGTCCTGACCAACGTCCTAGTGGTCGCCGTGCTTGGCATCGTGGCCAGCCTGCTGGGCGTCAACCGCTACCTCACTGCTAATGGCCTGAACCTAGGTGCCTTGCTGGGCTACGCGCTGGTGATGGGTTTCGGTGGCGCCATCATCTCGCTGCTGATCAGCAAGCCCATGGCCAAGTGGTCATCGGGTGTGCAGGTGATCGAGCAGCCGCGCAATGCCGATGAAGCCTGGATCGTGGAGACCGTGCGCAAGCTGGCTGACAAGGCAGGCATCGGCATGCCGGAAGTGGGCATTTTTGAAGGCGAACCCAACGCCTTTGCCACCGGCGCATTCAAGAACTCGGCGCTGGTAGCCGTTTCCACCGGTCTGCTGCAGGGCATGACGCGCGAAGAAATCGAGGCCGTCATCGGCCACGAAATCGCCCACGTGGCAAATGGCGACATGGTCACCATGACGCTGATCCAGGGGGTGATGAACACCTTTGTGGTGTTCCTCAGCCGCGTCATCGGTTATGCCGTGGACAGCTTCCTGCGTAAGGGTGACGACCGCGACAGCGGCCCCGGCATCGGCTACATGATCACCACCATCGTGCTGGACATCGTGCTGGGCTTTGCCGCGGCCATCGTGGTGGCCTGGTTCTCGCGTCAACGTGAGTTCCGTGCCGATGCCGGCTCTGCCCAGTTGCTGGGCCGCAAGCAGCCCATGGTCAACGCGCTGGCACGCCTGGGCGGCATGACGCCCGGTGAGCTGCCCAAGAGCGTGGCCGCCATGGGTATCGCCGGTGGCATTGGCCAGCTCTTCAGCACCCACCCGCCCATCGAGGAGCGCATTGCTGCGTTGCAGAACGCTGCTATTTGATTCGGGTCAAGGCTTGTCGGGTGCGGAGCGCAGCACCCGCAGTCCGTTGAACACCACCAGCAGGCTGGCGCCCATGTCGGCAAACACCGCCATCCACATGGTTGCGCCATTGAACAGCGCCAGCACCAGGAACACCGCCTTGATGCCCAGCGTCAGGCTGATGTTCTGCCACAGGATGGACTGAACCCGGCGTGATAAATGGATGGCCTGCGGGATGCGGCGCAGGTCGTCATTCATGATGACCACGTCGGCCGCCTCCATGGCGGTGTCGGTGCCCGCGCCGCCCATGGCAAACCCAATGTCGGAGCGCGCCAGTGCGGGTGCATCGTTGATGCCGTCGCCAGTCATGGCCACAAAGCCGTATTGCGCTTGCAGCTGTTCA contains:
- the htpX gene encoding protease HtpX; protein product: MKRILLFVLTNVLVVAVLGIVASLLGVNRYLTANGLNLGALLGYALVMGFGGAIISLLISKPMAKWSSGVQVIEQPRNADEAWIVETVRKLADKAGIGMPEVGIFEGEPNAFATGAFKNSALVAVSTGLLQGMTREEIEAVIGHEIAHVANGDMVTMTLIQGVMNTFVVFLSRVIGYAVDSFLRKGDDRDSGPGIGYMITTIVLDIVLGFAAAIVVAWFSRQREFRADAGSAQLLGRKQPMVNALARLGGMTPGELPKSVAAMGIAGGIGQLFSTHPPIEERIAALQNAAI